In a single window of the Perca flavescens isolate YP-PL-M2 chromosome 18, PFLA_1.0, whole genome shotgun sequence genome:
- the cep85l gene encoding LOW QUALITY PROTEIN: centrosomal protein of 85 kDa-like (The sequence of the model RefSeq protein was modified relative to this genomic sequence to represent the inferred CDS: substituted 1 base at 1 genomic stop codon) yields MWYRSDLEDGYESNKTGSSGGGSLGWVSGHESPWHSNPPGPGNSISSGRRHSTVSDSGDTGIGTYCSDSVEDDSSSSTTPLSFQPLYEHLMGQDDSAIPVVHAMLSPSSSPYTSFRKPATPSSTGRWSRSCQRLTSDMSPLGAPSCLDMKDHQPIRRWSSLTKLSTGADKSSTRTSVDQYNPDSQGSLDRSLLYGYRKQPHGSNLDLYLPISSSLLCHTLLQRSPGAGPCYRYNHSSRSNGLETDLSLSSTLSSSVKHNSLDMNYSALPEAKLVRGGAQVYGLSLPNQANSMGHQTDRDSPIQPAVRTQMWLTDQMEYRPKVEGGGQPGQISATGTEGCGVDGPLLCQQGHQQELGLNQMLIGASLPVKTLVKVKEGLLRQRELEIERQKQQVLQLHARIRENELRAQQVLQSQRGWYDDPHIQNTKESALRTPSDRLCCDEELGRKLAVAELEVLHLNEFFKQVTQKYTEDIRKLEEKIKTRDRYISSLKKKCQRESEQNQEKQQRIETLEKYLSDLPTLDEVQAQAQKQEEVQQNAKDLEKTASRLQKSLDEGYALMKEKDIRNEMQAMREKELISSVQSLQEKVQHCLDDGVRLPMQDLKRLEVENTQLLKQQDNSSRLIEHQKEQIERLTLQLTQRQVDKGLLVHPLSHVEMPEVGRLLKEMSLCLLDLQALCSILAQRAQGKEPNLSLLLGMKSLSVSAEESDCTVAVEEELRFKLLEVGQLRRDIDDLRKSISDCYAQXMGDSCLSLTANMLQL; encoded by the exons ATGTGGTACAGAAGTGATTTAGAAGATGGATACGAATCGAACAAAACAG GCTCCAGTGGAGGCGGTTCTCTAGGATGGGTCTCTGGCCACGAATCACCGTGGCACAGCAACCCCCCTGGCCCTGGGAACAGTATCTCTAGTGGGCGCCGACACAGCACAGTGTCTGACAGTGGTGACACTGGAATTGGCACTTACTGCTCTGACAGCGTGGAAG ACGACTCCAGTTCCAGTACCACGCCTTTGTCTTTCCAGCCACTGTACGAGCATCTCATGGGCCAGGATGATAGTGCCATTCCTGTTGTCCACGCCATGCTGTCCCCATCCTCCTCACCCTACACCAGTTTTAGAAAACCAGCCACACCCAGCAGCACAGGTCGCTGGAGCAGGTCTTGCCAGCGGCTTACGTCAGACATGTCTCCCCTGGGTGCACCAAGCTGTCTGGATATGAAGGACCATCAGCCCATCCGGAGGTGGTCCTCTCTCACCAAGTTGTCAACTGGGGCTGATAAGAGCTCCACTCGGACATCAGTCGATCAGTACAACCCAGATTCACAAGGCTCCTTGGACAGAAGTCTGCTATATGGGTACAGAAAACAACCTCATGGTTCAAACTTGGACCTTTATCTACCTATATCTTCCTCCTTGCTCTGCCATACCTTGCTGCAGCGCTCACCAGGAGCTGGCCCCTGCTACCGATACAACCACAGCAGTAGATCCAATGGTTTGGAAACAGATCTGTCCCTTTCCTCAACTCTGTCATCATCCGTAAAACACAACAGTCTGGACATGAACTATAGTGCTTTACCAGAAGCTAAACTGGTTCGGGGAGGTGCACAGGTTTATGGCCTCAGCTTACCCAACCAAGCAAACTCAATGGGTCATCAGACTGATAGAGACTCCCCAATTCAGCCTGCAGTTCGCACCCAGATGTGGCTGACTGACCAGATGGAGTACAGGCCCAAAGTAGAGGGTGGAGGTCAACCTGGTCAAATCAGTGCTACTGGAACAGAGGGCTGTGGTGTAGATGGGCCGTTGTTATGTCAACAGGGACATCAGCAGGAACTAGGGCTTAACCAG ATGCTGATAGGGGCCTCCCTTCCTGTCAAAACTCTGGTGAAGGTTAAAGAGGGGCTGCTGAGACAGAGAGAACTGGAGATAGAAAG ACAAAAGCAGCAGGTCTTGCAGCTCCATGCCCGGATCAGAGAGAATGAGCTCAGAGCGCAGCAGGTCCTGCAGAGCCAAAGGGGGTGGTATGACGACCCCCACATTCAAAATACTAAG GAATCAGCACTGAGAACTCCATCTGATAGGCTGTGCTGTGATGAAGAACTTGGTAGGAAGCTAGCAGTGGCTGAACTGGAAGTACTCCATTTGAATGAGTTCTTCAAGCAAGTTACACAAAAATATACAGAGGACATCAGAAAACTGGAGGAAAAG ATAAAGACGAGGGATCGCTACATCAGTAGTCTGAAAAAGAAGTGTCAGCGAGAGAGCGAACAGAACCAAGAAAAACAGCAACGCATAGAGACACTGGAGAAATATCTTTCCGACCTGCCAACGCTGGATGAGGTGCAGGCCCAGGCTCAAAAG CAGGAGGAGGTACAGCAGAATGCCAAGGATCTGGAGAAAACAGCATCTCGGTTACAGAAGAGCCTCGACGAAGGATATGCTCTGATGAAGGAGAAAGACATCAGGAATGAGATGCAGGCCATGAGGGAAAAGGAGTTGATTTCATCTGTACAAAG CCTGCAAGAGAAGGTGCAGCACTGTTTGGACGATGGGGTGAGGTTGCCCATGCAGGACCTGAAGCGGCTTGAGGTGGAAAACACTCAACTTTTAAAGCAGCAAGACAACAGCAGCAGG CTGATTGAGCATCAGAAAGAACAGATTGAGAGACTGACCTTGCAGCTAACG CAGCGGCAGGTGGATAAAGGGCTGTTGGTGCATCCCCTGTCTCATGTGGAGATGCCTGAGGTGGGCCGGCTGCTGAAAGAGATGTCCCTATGTCTACTGGACCTCCAAGCTCTCTGCAGCATCCTGGCTCAGAGAGCACAGGGGAAAGAGCCTAACCTGTCTCTGCTTCTGGGCATGAAAT CATTGAGTGTTTCGGCAGAGGAGAGTGACTGCACAGTAGCTGTGGAAGAAGAACTGAGGTTCAAGCTGCTGGAAGTCGGCCAGCTCAGGAGAGACATTGATGACTTAAGGAAAAGCATCTCAGACTGCTATGCTCAGTAGATGGGTGACAGTTGTCTCTCATTGACAGCAAATATGCTCCAGCTCTGA